The following are encoded together in the Brassica napus cultivar Da-Ae chromosome A9, Da-Ae, whole genome shotgun sequence genome:
- the LOC106363197 gene encoding uncharacterized protein LOC106363197 has product MGWFFRQLKVVIADCQDLAFVSDRNASISKAIGTVYPRSAHGICIHHLLTNVVSFFKTKGLTALVEKASRAYRYTEFQERITEIFDMSPELGRYLREADVRKWARSLFPGSRYDIRTTNPAESINSVLRIPREYPVIPLLDSIRELLTRWFYERRLLSSKHLDPLTAKVERKIDRRIVKAKGFQVYKVDNFRSVVKGDIYDCHVDLERRTCTCGKYDIGKIPCRHAIPAIYSRGMEVHRFTDALYSTAAWRTAYADSINPIAVVESEWNVPAEVKLAKVLPPKTRKSAGRPVKRRYESVEDKIASSQGSKKNKKHKCSRC; this is encoded by the exons ATGGGGTGGTTCTTCAGACAGTTGAAAGTGGTTATTGCTGATTGTCAAGACCTAGCTTTTGTCTCAGATAGAAATGCGTCTATTTCTAAAGCTATTGGGACTGTCTACCCTCGATCAGCACATGGAATTTGCATTCATCACTTATTGACCAATGTGGTCTCATTTTTCAAGACAAAAGGATTGACTGCGTTGGTAGAAAAGGCTTCACGGGCATATAGATACACTGAATTTCAAGAACGTATCACCGAAATTTTCGATATGAGTCCTGAGCTTGGAAGATATCTACGGGAGGCTGATGTGCGCAAATGGGCTCGTTCTCTCTTCCCTGGTTCCAGGTATGACATTAGGACCACGAACCCTGCAGAGTCTATAAATTCAGTTCTTAGAATACCTAGAGAATATCCGGTTATTCCTTTGCTTGATAGTATAAGAGAACTGTTGACTCGATGGTTCTATGAGCGTCGCTTGTTAAGCTCAAAGCATCTAGATCCTTTAACCGCTaaggtggagagaaagattgaTAGGAGAATTGTGAAGGCAAAAGGATTCCAGGTTTACAAGGTTGACAACTTCAGATCGGTTGTAAAAGGAGACATATATGATTGTCATGTTGATTTGGAAAGAAGAACATGCACATGTGGTAAGTATGATATAGGAAAAATTCCTTGCCGACACGCCATTCCTGCAATTTATTCACGAG GTATGGAAGTGCACAGATTCACTGACGCCTTATACAGCACTGCAGCGTGGAGAACCGCCTATGCAGATTCCATTAATCCAATAGCAGTTGTAGAGTCAGAATGGAATGTCCCTGCTGAGGTTAAACTTGCAAAGGTTTTACCACCAAAGACAAGAAAGAGTGCTGGTCGACCAGTAAAGAGAAGGtatgaatcagtagaagacaagaTCGCATCTTCTCAAGGAtcaaagaagaataaaaagcaTAAGTGTAGCCGTTGTTGA
- the LOC106367275 gene encoding ABC transporter C family member 1: MGFKPLDWYCKPVPNGVWSKMVDYAFGAYTPCAIDSFVLGISHLALLILCLYRIWLTVKDHKVEKFCLRSKLYNYFLALLAAYSTAEPLFRLVMRISLLDLDAAGFPPYEGFMLGLEAFAWGSALVMTVVETKTYIRELRWYVRFAVVYALVGDMVLLNLVLSVKEYSGSFKLYLYISEVAVQVAFGTLLFVYFPNLDPYAGYTPVPAETSEDYEYEELPGGEQICPERHANLFDRIFFSWLNPLMTLGSKRPLTEKDVWHLDTWDRTETLMKSFQMSWEKELEKPKPWLLRALNNSLGGRFWWGGFWKIGNDCSQFVGPLLLNELLKSMQLNEPAWIGYIYAISIFVGVVLGVLCEAQYFQNVMRVGYRLRSALIAAVFRKSLRLTNEGRKKFQTGKITNLMTTDAESLQQICQSLHTMWSAPFRIIVSLVLLYQQLGVASLIGALFLVLMFPIQTVIISKTQKLTKEGLQRTDKRIGLMNEVLAAMDTVKCYAWENSFQSKVQTVRDDELSWFRKAQLLSAFNMFILNSIPVFVTVVSFGVFSLLGGDLTPARAFTALSLFSVLRFPLFMLPNIITQAVNAKVSLTRLEEVLSTEERVLLPNPPIEPGQPAISIRNGYFSWDSKAERPTLLNINLDVPVGSLVAVVGSTGEGKTSLISAMLGELPAISDAIVTLRGSVAYVPQVSWIFNATVRDNILFGAPFDKEKYERVIDVTALRHDLELLPGGDLTEIGERGVNISGGQKQRVSMARAVYSNSDVCILDDPLSALDAHVGQQVFEKCIKRELADKTRVLVTNQLHFLSQVDKILLVHEGTVKEEGTYEELSHSGPLFQRLMENAGKVEEYSEENEEAGADQKSVKQVENGNSNNPQMEGTESKKSKEGNSVLVKREERETGVVSWKVLKRYQDALGGGWVVMMLLICYVLTQVFRVASSTWLSEWTDAGTPKSHGPLFYNLIYAILSFGQVFVTLVNSYWLIMASLYAAKKMHDAMLGSILRAPMVFFQTNPLGRIINRFAKDMGDIDRTVAVFVNMFMGSIAQLLSTIILIGIVSTLSLWAIMPLLVVFYGAYLYYQNTSREVKRMDSVSRSPVYAQFGEALNGLSSIRAYKAYDRMAEINGRSMDNNIRFTLVNMGANRWLGIRLEVLGGLMVWLTASLAVMQNGKAENQQAFASTMGLLLSYALSITSSLTAVLRLASLAENSLNSVERVGNYIETPSEAPLVIENNRPPPGWPSSGSIKFQDVVLRYRPELPPVLHEVSFFITPMDKVGIVGRTGAGKSSLLNALFRIVELEKGRILIDECDIGKFGLMDLRKVLGIIPQAPVLFSGTVRFNLDPFSEHNDADLWESLERAHLKDTIRRNPLGLDAEVTEAGENFSVGQRQLLSLARALLRRSKILVLDEATAAVDVRTDVLIQKTIREEFKSCTMLIIAHRLNTIIDCDKVLVLDSGKVQEFSTPENLLSNGESSFSKMVQSTGPANAEYLRGIVLENKRIREANGDDSSQPLEGQRKWQASSRWAAAAQFALAVSLTSSHNDLQSLETQDDNSILKRTKDAVVTLRSVLEGKHDKEIDESLTQNDISRERWWPSLYKMVEGLAVMSRLAKNRMQHSEYSLEGRSFDWDNVEM; the protein is encoded by the exons atgggTTTTAAGCCGTTGGATTGGTACTGCAAGCCGGTTCCAAATGGTGTCTGGTCAAAGATGGTTGATTATGCCTTTGGTGCATACACGCCTTGTGCTATTGACTCTTTTGTGCTTGGCATATCTCATCTGGCTCTGTTGATTCTCTGCCTTTACCGCATTTGGCTCACCGTAAAGGATCACAAAGTGGAGAAGTTCTGCTTGAGGTCTAAATTGTATAACTATTTTCTGGCTCTCTTGGCTGCTTATAGTACTGCCGAGCCTTTGTTTAGATTGGTCATGAGGATCTCACTCTTGGATTTGGATGCTGCTGGGTTTCCTCCTTATGAG GGGTTCATGTTGGGTCTTGAGGCTTTTGCTTGGGGCTCTGCATTGGTCATGACTGTTGTTGAAACTAAAACATATATCCGTGAACTTCGTTGGTATGTCAGATTTGCTGTCGTTTATGCTCTTGTGGGAGACATGGTGTTGTTAAACCTTGTTCTCTCTGTTAAGGAGTACTCTGGCAG ttTTAAACTGTATCTTTACATAAGCGAGGTGGCAGTTCAG GTTGCATTTGGGACTCTCTTGTTTGTGTATTTCCCTAATTTGGACCCTTACGCTGGTTACACACCAGTGCCGGCTGAAACCTCTGAGGATTACGAGTATGAAGAGCTTCCTGGAGGAGAACAAATATGTCCCGAGAGGCATGCTAATTTATTTGACA GAATTTTCTTCTCATGGTTGAATCCATTGATGACTCTGGGATCGAAACGGCCTCTCACCGAGAAGGATGTATGGCATCTGGACACTTGGGATCGAACTGAAACCCTCATGAAAAG CTTCCAGATGTCCTGGGAAAAAGAACTAGAAAAGCCCAAGCCGTGGCTCTTGAGAGCATTGAACAACAGCCTTGGGGGAAG GTTTTGGTGGGGTGGGTTCTGGAag ATTGGGAATGACTGTTCTCAATTCGTGGGGCCTCTTCTACTGAATGAGCTTTtaaag TCAATGCAACTTAATGAACCAGCCTGGATAGGTTACATCTACGCAATCTCAATCTTTGTTGGAGTG GTATTGGGGGTTCTGTGTGAAGCTCAATATTTCCAAAATGTGATGCGTGTTGGTTACCGGCTAAGGTCTGCACTG ATTGCTGCTGTGTTCCGAAAGTCGCTGAGGCTAACTAATGAGGGGCGGAAGAAGTTTCAAACaggaaaaataacaaatttaatgACGACTGATGCTGAGTCGCTTCAG CAAATTTGCCAATCACTTCATACCATGTGGTCGGCGCCATTTCGCATAATTGTATCACTAGTTCTCCTTTATCAACAATTGGGTGTTGCCTCGCTCATAGGCGCATTGTTCCTGGTCCTTATGTTCCCTATACAG ACTGTTATTATAAGTAAAACACAGAAGTTAACAAAAGAAGGGTTGCAGCGTACAGACAAGAGAATTGGCCTGATGAATGAGGTTTTAGCTGCAATGGATACAGTGAA GTGCTATGCTTGGGAAAACAGTTTTCAGTCCAAGGTTCAAACTGTACGTGATGATGAATTATCTTGGTTCCGGAAAGCACAACTTCTCTCAGCG TTCAATATGTTCATACTAAACAGCATTCCTGTTTTCGTGACTGTTGTTTCATTTGGTGTGTTCTCATTGCTTGGAGGAGACCTGACACCTGCAAGAGCGTTTACGGCTCTTTCTCTATTTTCTGTGCTTCGCTTCCCTTTATTCATGCTTCCAAACATCATAACTCAG GCCGTAAATGCTAAGGTATCCTTAACCCGTTTGGAGGAGGTATTATCGACGGAAGAGAGAGTTCTCTTACCAAATCCTCCCATTGAACCTGGACAGCCAGCTATCTCAATCAGGAATGGATACTTCTCCTGGGATTCAAAG GCGGAAAGGCCAACCTTGTTAAATATCAACTTGGATGTACCTGTTGGCAGCCTAGTTGCAGTAGTTGGCAGTACAGGAGAAGGAAAAACCTCTTTGATATCTGCTATGCTTGGGGAACTTCCTGCAATATCTGATGCGATAGTTACTCTTAGAGGATCAGTCGCTTATGTTCCACAGGTTTCATGGATCTTTAACGCCACG GTACGTGACAATATATTGTTTGGTGCTCCTtttgacaaagaaaaatatgaaaggGTGATTGATGTGACTGCACTGAGACATGACCTTGAGTTACTGCCT GGTGGTGATCTAACGGAGATTGGAGAAAGGGGTGTTAACATAAGTGGGGGACAAAAACAGAGGGTATCTATGGCTAGGGCCGTCTACTCAAATTCAGATGTGTGCATATTGGATGACCCATTAAGTGCCCTTGATGCCCATGTTGGTCAGCAG GTCTTTGAAAAATGCATAAAAAGAGAACTTGCCGATAAAACTAGAGTTCTTGTTACAAACCAACTCCATTTCCTATCACAAGTGGATAAGATTTTACTTGTCCATGAGGGAACAGTAAAAGAGGAAGGAACATATGAAGAATTATCCCATAGTGGCCCATTGTTCCAGAGGTTAATGGAAAATGCTGGCAAGGTTGAAGAATATTcagaagaaaatgaagaagctGGAGCTGATCAAAAATCTGTAAAACAAGTTGAGAACGGCAATTCTAATAATCCGCAGATGGAAGGAACCGAGTCAAAGAAATCTAAAGAAGGAAACTCTGTGCTCGTTAAGCGTGAAGAACGTGAAACTGGAGTTGTGAGTTGGAAAGTCCTAAAGAG GTACCAGGATGCACTTGGAGGTGGATGGGTGGTGATGATGCTTCTTATATGCTATGTCTTGACTCAAGTATTTAGAGTTGCAAGCAGCACTTGGTTGAGTGAATGGACTGATGCAGGAACTCCAAAGAGTCATGGACCCTTATTCTATAATCTTATCTATGCGATTCTTTCGTTTGGACAG GTCTTTGTGACGTTGGTCAATTCATATTGGTTGATTATGGCGAGTCTCTATGCAGCTAAAAAGATGCATGATGCTATGCTTGGTTCCATACTAAGGGCTCCAATGGTCTTCTTTCAAACCAACCCATTAGGACGGATAATCAATCGCTTCGCGAAAGATATGGGCGATATTGATAGAACGGTGGCAGTCTTTGTAAAcatgtttatgggttcaatagCGCAGCTTCTTTCAACTATTATCTTGATTGGCATTGTCAGCACTCTCTCCCTGTGGGCCATCATGCCCCTCTTGGTCGTGTTTTATGGAGCTTATCTCTACTACCAG AACACATCTCGTGAAGTTAAACGTATGGACTCCGTTTCAAGATCCCCAGTTTATGCTCAATTTGGAGAGGCATTGAATGGACTTTCAAGCATCCGTGCTTATAAAGCATACGACCGCATGGCTGAGATCAACGGAAGATCAATGGATAACAACATCAGATTCACGCTTGTAAACATGGGTGCAAACCGGTGGCTGGGAATCCGTTTGGAAGTTCTTGGAGGTCTCATGGTTTGGTTAACTGCGTCATTAGCCGTTATGCAGAATGGAAAAGCAGAGAACCAACAAGCATTTGCATCTACAATGGGTTTGCTTCTCAGCTACGCTTTGAGTATAACCAGCTCTTTGACAGCAGTGCTAAGACTGGCGAGTCTAGCTGAGAATAGTTTGAACTCTGTTGAGCGTGTTGGAAACTATATCGAGACACCATCAGAGGCTCCATTGGTCATTGAAAACAACCGTCCACCTCCTGGATGGCCATCGTCTGGTTCCATCAAGTTTCAGGACGTTGTTCTTCGTTACCGCCCTGAATTACCTCCTGTGCTTCATGAGGTTTCTTTCTTCATTACTCCAATGGATAAGGTGGGGATTGTTGGAAGGACAGGTGCTGGAAAGTCAAGCCTCTTGAATGCCTTGTTCAGAATTGTGGAGCTGGAAAAGGGAAGGATCTTGATTGATGAATGCGACATTGGCAAGTTTGGACTGATGGATCTACGTAAAGTTCTTGGAATCATACCTCAAGCGCCAGTGCTTTTCTCAG GCACTGTGAGATTCAATCTTGACCCATTTAGTGAACACAACGACGCTGATCTTTGGGAATCTCTTGAGAGAGCACACTTGAAAGATACTATCCGCAGAAACCCTCTTGGTCTTGATGCTGAG GTTACTGAGGCAGGAGAGAACTTCAGTGTTGGACAGAGACAGTTGTTGAGTCTTGCACGAGCATTGTTGCGAAGATCTAAGATACTTGTCCTCGATGAAGCAACAGCTGCTGTTGATGTTAGAACTGATGTCCTCATCCAAAAGACTATCCGAGAAGAATTCAAGTCATGCACTATGCTTATCATCGCTCATCGTCTCAATACTATCATTGACTGTGACAAAGTTCTTGTCCTTGATTCTGGAAAA GTTCAGGAGTTTAGCACACCGGAGAATCTTCTTTCAAACGGAGAAAGTTCATTCTCGAAGATGGTTCAAAGTACAGGACCTGCAAATGCCGAGTACTTGCGTGGTATAGTGCTTGAAAACAAACGTATCAGAGAGGCTAATGGTGATGATTCATCGCAACCTTTAGAAGGTCAGAGGAAATGGCAAGCTTCTTCTCGTTGGGCTGCAGCTGCTCAGTTTGCTTTGGCTGTGAGCCTCACTTCATCTCACAACGACCTTCAAAGCCTCGAGACTCAAGATGATAACAGCATTTTGAAGAGAACGAAAGACGCTGTGGTCACTCTACGCAGTGTTCTCGAAGGGAAACACGATAAAGAGATTGACGAGTCTCTTACCCAAAATGATATCTCTAGAGAGCGTTGGTGGCCATCTCTTTACAAAATGGTCGAAG GGCTTGCAGTGATGAGCAGATTGGCGAAGAACCGAATGCAGCACTCGGAATACAGTTTAGAGGGGAGATCGTTTGACTGGGACAACGTGGAGATGTAG